From a single Litorilinea aerophila genomic region:
- a CDS encoding Gfo/Idh/MocA family protein translates to MIRVALIGAGQRSVSHMTALSQMEEVEIAALVDLDPARAQAAQARANDRRPPGSRPIQAAIFTDYRAMLDAVTPDCLYLCLPPFAHGQIDHDLIDYGRPMLIEKPIALDMGLAREIAAHIREQSIVNAVGYQKRYSPAVQHAVGRLHGVDIGMVISIRLSGLPGQPWWRVQAQSGGMLTEQHTHAVDLMRYLCGEIEHVYAVGGIQLSREVPNLDIFDVNACTVRFVNGAPGIIGNSCAAPAGAAVFPPHLVHVVAREMVLSVNESRTVIRHADGESEEIQSQVDDNLEMNRTFIQAVGTGNQAGIRSPYDDALRTLAVTLACQRSAETGQPIPLEAFLQGP, encoded by the coding sequence ATGATCCGCGTTGCCCTGATCGGCGCCGGCCAGCGTTCCGTCTCCCACATGACCGCGCTCAGCCAGATGGAAGAGGTGGAGATTGCCGCCCTGGTAGACCTGGATCCGGCCCGGGCCCAGGCCGCCCAGGCCCGGGCCAACGACCGCCGCCCGCCGGGATCGCGGCCCATCCAGGCGGCCATCTTCACCGACTACCGGGCCATGCTGGACGCCGTGACGCCGGACTGCCTCTACCTCTGCCTGCCGCCCTTTGCCCACGGCCAGATCGACCATGACCTCATCGACTACGGGCGTCCCATGCTCATCGAAAAGCCCATCGCCCTGGACATGGGCCTGGCCCGGGAAATTGCCGCCCACATCCGGGAGCAGAGCATCGTCAACGCCGTGGGCTACCAGAAGCGCTACAGCCCGGCCGTCCAGCACGCGGTGGGACGGCTGCACGGCGTCGACATCGGCATGGTCATCTCCATCCGCCTGAGCGGCCTGCCCGGCCAGCCCTGGTGGCGGGTCCAGGCCCAGTCCGGCGGCATGCTCACCGAGCAGCACACCCACGCGGTGGATCTCATGCGTTACCTGTGCGGCGAAATCGAGCACGTCTACGCCGTGGGCGGGATCCAGCTTTCTCGGGAGGTGCCCAACCTGGATATCTTCGACGTCAACGCCTGCACCGTCCGTTTCGTCAACGGCGCGCCGGGCATCATCGGCAACTCCTGTGCGGCGCCGGCGGGCGCGGCCGTCTTTCCGCCCCACCTGGTCCATGTGGTGGCCCGGGAGATGGTCCTCAGCGTCAACGAGAGCCGCACCGTGATCCGCCACGCCGACGGCGAAAGCGAGGAGATTCAGTCCCAGGTGGACGACAACCTGGAGATGAACCGCACCTTCATCCAGGCCGTGGGCACTGGGAACCAGGCCGGCATCCGCAGCCCCTACGACGACGCGCTGCGCACCCTGGCCGTTACCCTGGCCTGCCAGCGTTCCGCGGAGACGGGCCAGCCCATCCCCCTGGAGGCTTTCCTCCAGGGCCCATGA
- a CDS encoding sialidase family protein, with translation MEHVTVYREAGRYAGWPANYGIWHWGDEIVVGFTRGYYQESAHFHARDRDRPFDPLQARSLDGGATWTVQPFPGTTPGGRGLSADEHMNPDLWVANALDGPDAPVDCPGGIQFTHPDFALMCARTGLRAGARSWFYISYDRCRSWQGPYWLPDFGQTGIAARTDYLVDGPERCTLFLTAAKPDGQEGRVFCARTTDGGRTFSFVSWVTPEPKGYTIMPASVRLPSGRILTAVRCSEGSSTTTSPHCWIDLYASDDDGVSWHRLSTPVPDAGRGGNPPTLTLLQGEAAGTHLCLTYGFRTPPFAMQAVLSEDGGRSWGPAITLRSGAGNHDIGYPRTVQRPDGTLVTVYYWNDRPDQERYIAATLWRI, from the coding sequence ATGGAACACGTGACCGTATACCGGGAAGCGGGCCGTTACGCCGGCTGGCCGGCCAACTACGGCATCTGGCATTGGGGTGATGAAATTGTGGTGGGCTTCACCCGGGGCTACTACCAGGAGAGCGCCCACTTCCACGCGCGGGACCGGGATCGGCCCTTCGACCCCCTGCAGGCCCGCAGCCTGGACGGCGGCGCGACATGGACGGTGCAGCCGTTCCCAGGGACTACGCCAGGGGGGCGGGGGCTGTCGGCCGACGAACACATGAACCCGGACCTCTGGGTGGCCAACGCCCTGGATGGGCCGGACGCACCCGTGGACTGCCCCGGCGGCATCCAATTCACCCATCCGGACTTTGCGCTCATGTGCGCCCGCACCGGCCTGCGGGCCGGCGCCCGCTCCTGGTTCTACATCTCGTACGACCGTTGCCGAAGCTGGCAGGGACCCTACTGGCTGCCCGACTTCGGCCAGACCGGCATCGCCGCCCGCACCGACTATCTGGTGGACGGCCCCGAGCGCTGCACCCTCTTTCTAACCGCAGCCAAGCCCGACGGCCAGGAGGGACGGGTCTTCTGTGCCCGCACCACGGACGGCGGCCGCACCTTCTCCTTCGTTTCGTGGGTGACGCCCGAGCCGAAGGGCTACACCATCATGCCGGCCAGTGTGCGCCTCCCCTCGGGCCGCATCCTGACCGCGGTGCGCTGCAGCGAAGGGTCCAGCACCACCACCTCGCCCCACTGCTGGATCGACCTGTACGCGTCCGACGATGACGGCGTCAGCTGGCATCGGTTGAGCACGCCGGTGCCAGATGCCGGGCGCGGTGGCAACCCGCCCACCCTGACCCTGCTCCAGGGGGAAGCCGCCGGGACGCACCTCTGCCTGACCTACGGCTTCCGCACCCCCCCCTTCGCCATGCAGGCGGTCCTCAGCGAGGACGGGGGGCGCAGTTGGGGGCCGGCCATCACCTTGCGCAGCGGCGCCGGCAACCACGACATCGGCTACCCGCGCACGGTCCAGCGGCCGGAC